The following DNA comes from Poecilia reticulata strain Guanapo linkage group LG5, Guppy_female_1.0+MT, whole genome shotgun sequence.
ActctgcacttttcagattttgtcaatagtaaattttaaagaacatgcatcttttttctttcccctctaCAAGAATGTGCTgctctgtgttggtctatcgCTTAGAATCccaataaattctttaatggttttagttaaaatgtgAGGAGGCTTACGAGGTATGAACACATTTACAAAGTACCATTTGACACCCTAGCATACATTGTCAGACAAtgataatttaaattatttgtagcATTTTATAAACTAAACAGTGCACATTTGATGCTATAATAAAGATGTGATGTGAAGTGGTAAGACTTATATCGTAGGAGGCAATAAAAACAGTTAAGAAAgcagtttcaaaataattcaaattttacatttggaaAATTGTTTATAACAGTGAGTAGATTCATGATACTATATGGCAGAAGAAATGGATAATTTTGTTCCATTTCACTGTTATTTGAACTCTTCTTGGAGGAAtgtggtttgtgttttaaaagcagCTCCTTGGTAACTGCATCTCCTTGGAAAAATTATATCAGTAAGCTGATACAAGTATGAAGGTTTCTCACAGCAGACATATTGTATATGGTATGTGTGTGACTGTTCCTTTttgatatttgttgtgtttgattTAGGTCAAACACAACTGAGGTTTAAATTKCTGTCCaagtggttttatttatgtttatatttgaaaacCTTTGTGGTGAGGGTTTCAATTTCTGATCTTCTTTTACTCTTAGAAAGCAAAATATCTCAAAACACTCTCCTTGGCTTCTTTAAGACATCCTTATAAATGTGAATGCAAACTTCAAGGTTTATTATcagacagcagaaaaaaaaatccattattcAAACTTACTGTGAGGGTTCAGAGGTAAATAATTTCCTCTGAAAGTCCACCcatgcttgtttgttttaaccttCCTTCCTGCTGTGATTTTGAAACCAAGAAGCAAAAACTACAAGAGAAAAgacagctttttaaagtttcGAGCTCYTTATCACTTGCAGtggaaacacataaaaaaaaaagatcattaaaTTGCCAGTATGAAACGAAGCAAagattacaacaacaaaaaatgtatctCATGGCTacctcattattttttaaagccagAAGAAAGACACACAAACGTCTCATCATCACAATGAGCTGCTGTATCCAGAAATGCAGCAGGAGACCGCCATCACCCCGGTTCCCTGcttgttttcagatgttttctctctgaaatGAGTGCAGTCAGAGCAATGGGWCTCATGATTGAACCGTATAGCAATCGTCAAAGTGTTCATTTCTATTTCAGTCACAGCTAATAATCTTTCCAGTTATTACTTCCTTACTTCCCACACCATGCTTTGctacattttgatgaaaattacaAGCCAAggcaaactttcttttttaaagttaccaATGGACCAAGTATACtgagttttatttccaaaaaacacagcagaaatgttcatGYATTTCTTCAGTGCATTTAGCAGAGCTTGTACACCTGGTCAAAATGGGCTAACTAACTTTTTAAGCGTAAAAAAGCTTTGAGGTTTGAATATTCTTTATAGACTTTTGGTTTAATCtagtttatgtattttacagtTAGCGTAAACCAGAAGTTAGGTCAGAAATTTCCAACCATTTTTCATAAGATGGTTTTGCAATTTGTCTGCAAAGAAGAACCTACTTTAGWCTGCTTTGGccttttcaaaacacaaacccTCAAACTGGGCAGAACCTGCATTGATACGGGTTTATAATAACGGAAGCTTGCATCATGCTTCACCCCACTTCACACCTACTCACCAAATCTGCTCTGTGAATAYGAKATAGAAAACAGACATCTGAATTGAAAGTGATATTTAACAGACATCAGTGATCTCTTTATTATAGTTTTAATTAGTCGGCATCACTACTGTTTAATTCTAATCTCTGTTTTGCTTCAGCAGATTTCACCATGGTGAAGGAGTCTTTGCCCAGCTGGATCCATCAGGACTCTGAAGAGGGTCTCGTCCATGTGAATGTCGGCGGTCTGAAGAGGAGCCTCTRTTCCAGCACACTGAAGAAATTCCCAGACACCAGGTTGGGAAAATTACTGGCGTGCGATTCAGAGGAAGACATACTGCAGGTGGGTCCAATTCTTTAACAGACAGAATGACAAAATAATTAGACACAGAACTTAAYCTTCATTTTATCCTCTTCGCTCCTCTAGGTGTGTGATGACTATGACGTACAAGAGAAAGAGTTTTACTTTGATAGAAATCCAGGTCTGTTCCCGTATGTCCTCCACTTTTACCAGACTGGCAAACTTCATGTGATGGAGGAACTCTGTGTGTTCTCCTTCAGGTACGTTTGATCTCACCATGACATCATCSTTCATgtcgcacaaaaaaaaaacaacatttatgcTAATTTAATTTGCTTGCAAATTGCTCCACATTTTACCTGTTTTAATGAGGCRCCAAGTAGAGTGGTGCTGCATAAGCAATCTTAGCTACAGTAATTGAGATCTTGCACATGCACAGGATTTGTGGTTTAGTATGTTGCACTGTTTGCAAATATAGAGGCTGGTCTTCTGTTAAGACTGTCCTAATGTGTTTGTTGTGTAGCTGAGTGCCTTTTCTTCTTStttaaaaacatcagattagAAGTCAAGGAAAGTCCTTAGAAACTTTACAAATGAActaatgtaaattaaaattttgttaaaGAGATTCTTCAAGTTTTTYGAGGTTTTCACYTGCTATCTCAAATATTTGTGGCATGGAGTTGATTTGGTGTKTTTTTTCCCCTCCACAAAGTCAAGAGATAGAGTATTGGGGCATCAATGAGTTCTTCCTGGACACCTGCTGTAGTTATCGTTACCATGACCGCAAGCTGGAGAGAGGTCGACACCGGAGCTGGGATGACGAGAGCGACGTCAGCAGTGTCGACACATCTGTGGACGAGATATCTGATCTAAACAAGTCAGACATTTGCAGTATATGTACATTTTCAATCCGGCTCTGAAACTCTCGTTTTGCTGTTAACCTTTAAGTTCCTGTCATCCTGTCTCCTCACAGGGACATGCAGCATTTCCAGGAGGTTCGCTACGGGAACATCAAGAAGTGTTTGTGGCTTACACTGGAGAACCCGGGATACTCCATCCCGAGCAAGCTCTTCAGTCTGCTCTCCATCGGAGTGGTGCTCACATCCATCGCCACTATGTGCATTAACAGCATCCCAGAGTATCAGGTTGGTACGGAAGAGCTTCAGAGATTATAGGTTGTACCTATGATAAGAAGGCGCTTATAGAATCATATCTGTTGACTTACAACTCAAACATTTATGCGGGCAATTGAAAAAACTTAACTCAAGTATTCTTGATGCTTATGGTTGTAATGCACTGACGAgttctaatatttaaattttcaatCCCCATTTGGTAGCTGTGAAGTGGAAACACACCTAGAGGACAGCCTGGGGCAGATTAAGGCTTCATGTTAATTTAGTTCTCAGGGGAAAAGCACAGGATAACATATTGTGAACACATCTTTTGATGTTACTCAGGCCCGCTGAGTTTTAAGACTTCAGACACACTGTGATCTCATTTTCAATCAAAGGTAGGAGGGAGTGTGTGGTCGACAAAGGGCAGCAAGCATTTTGCAAAGCCAAAGCTGAAAATTCCCAATGAGTTCACAAAAGTGTAATTatcaatatttcaaacaaactgaaagcaGCAAGCGATAAGTCACACTGCAGAAATATGGAACAAccaccaagaaaaaaacatatattgcTTTGCTAGGTGTCTGAAGCCAAAGTACATCAATGCAAGTGATTGCTAAGATAGAAATCaaagactttattttgcaagaataaaaaaaaaaatagaaaagcaacaACTGTTTGGTATAACTTATTATCAAATGCTGTTTATTAGGTAggatggtaaataaaaaaagaaatttaaataatatgttttaacaaatggtcaagagatcttttttttcttttaacagacTTTTGACTCAGATGGAAAGCTGATCGAAGATAAAACTACCCAAGTTCTCGAGGTGTTCTGTACTTGCTGGTTCACCTTTGAGGTGAGGACACGCAAACAAAATGGCTTGTGACGCAGGCGATGTGTGCTGGTAGAAACCGAAAGCTAGAGTCTGTTTCTGACCTCAGGTTGTGACGCGGCTGCTGCTCGCTCCAAACAGGAAGAAGTTCTTCCATCACCCACTCAACATTATCGACCTGGTGTCAGTGGTTCCCATCTACATCACCCTGATCTTTGACTTGACTGTGGGATCTGAGTCTGAACTGGGAGACCTGGGGCGACTAATACAGGTTACTGGTGTTCATCTGTTCTTACTCTCAAATTACAGTACAGAAAAAAACGTCAGTTTTGTGTTGGATTTGATTTCTGTGCAAACAAATTGGATGACTAACGTTAGGAAAACATCCTATTTTGAGCTTAACATTTTTAGacctgtaaagaaaaataaggtGGCAT
Coding sequences within:
- the LOC103464815 gene encoding potassium voltage-gated channel subfamily S member 2, whose translation is MVKESLPSWIHQDSEEGLVHVNVGGLKRSLXSSTLKKFPDTRLGKLLACDSEEDILQVCDDYDVQEKEFYFDRNPGLFPYVLHFYQTGKLHVMEELCVFSFSQEIEYWGINEFFLDTCCSYRYHDRKLERGRHRSWDDESDVSSVDTSVDEISDLNKDMQHFQEVRYGNIKKCLWLTLENPGYSIPSKLFSLLSIGVVLTSIATMCINSIPEYQTFDSDGKLIEDKTTQVLEVFCTCWFTFEVVTRLLLAPNRKKFFHHPLNIIDLVSVVPIYITLIFDLTVGSESELGDLGRLIQVFRLMRIFRVLKLARHSTGLRSLGATLRHSYREVGILLLYLGVGVSVFSGIAYTAECEEDVGLDTIPACWWWGTVSMTTVGYGDVVPVTVAGKLAASGCILGGTLVVALPITIIFNKFSHFYRRQKALEASVRNNNRKTIKLSCENELEEDEESDGDSRCLDDDDIDDIEEDDIDFEDEGGVINYSYVEHPSYPSTMRKKELYQL